A single window of Dermacentor albipictus isolate Rhodes 1998 colony chromosome 1, USDA_Dalb.pri_finalv2, whole genome shotgun sequence DNA harbors:
- the LOC135913614 gene encoding uncharacterized protein isoform X2 translates to MNFYLFLVISGATTVAAVIPVAPLINDKVDRVLEDGVLCDIISNDGCVEPISDFYMWNQSWWFWPEFFDGGLSGLGKGLRRSGDCAFELGNASFATCEIGFSDLWLRYQWRVKVKDRKLPQADQQDNPRAVVELGSMMATVAGGTMRMTLQREPSEARSTCTALKDTCDDGNFRVESITTGQTEIKEVVFGNSTLRWRRKELDTKEPDFQWRLRDMLAFWVTDYFETMTFKDIFNKALTTLKP, encoded by the exons TTGCGGCCGTGATTCCCGTGGCCCCTCTCATCAACGACAAAGTGGATCGAGTTCTTGAGGACGGCGTACTCTGCGACATCATCTCCAACGACGGATGCGTGGAGCCCATCAGCGACTTCTACATGTGGAACCAGTCGTGGTGGTTCTGGCCCGAGTTCTTCGATGGCGGCCTCTCGGGCCTGGGCAAGGGACTCCGGCGGTCCGGCGACTGCGCGTTCGAGCTGGGCAACGCGAGCTTCGCCACGTGCGAAATCGGCTTCTCGGACCTCTGGCTGCGCTACCAATGGCGCGTGAAAGTCAAGGACCGGAAGCTGCCGCAAGCAGACCAGCAAGACAATCCGCGGGCCGTCGTCGAGCTGGGATCCATGATGGCCACCGTGGCCGGAGGAACCATGCGAATGACACTGCAGAGGGAGCCCA GTGAGGCACGATCTACCTGCACTGCTCTGAAGGATACATGCG ATGACGGTAATTTCCGAGTCGAAAGTATCACGACGGGCCAGACCGAGATCAAGGAGGTGGTCTTTGGCAACTCAACCTTAAGGTGGCGAAGAAAGGAACTTGACACGAAGGAGCCAGATTTTCAGTGGCGGCTGCGGGACATGCTGGCCTTCTGGGTCACAGATTACTTCGAGACCATGACCTTCAAGGACATCTTCAACAAGGCGCTTACAACGCTGAAGCCGTGA
- the LOC135913614 gene encoding uncharacterized protein isoform X1 has translation MNFYLFLVISGATTVAAVIPVAPLINDKVDRVLEDGVLCDIISNDGCVEPISDFYMWNQSWWFWPEFFDGGLSGLGKGLRRSGDCAFELGNASFATCEIGFSDLWLRYQWRVKVKDRKLPQADQQDNPRAVVELGSMMATVAGGTMRMTLQREPTGEARSTCTALKDTCDDGNFRVESITTGQTEIKEVVFGNSTLRWRRKELDTKEPDFQWRLRDMLAFWVTDYFETMTFKDIFNKALTTLKP, from the exons TTGCGGCCGTGATTCCCGTGGCCCCTCTCATCAACGACAAAGTGGATCGAGTTCTTGAGGACGGCGTACTCTGCGACATCATCTCCAACGACGGATGCGTGGAGCCCATCAGCGACTTCTACATGTGGAACCAGTCGTGGTGGTTCTGGCCCGAGTTCTTCGATGGCGGCCTCTCGGGCCTGGGCAAGGGACTCCGGCGGTCCGGCGACTGCGCGTTCGAGCTGGGCAACGCGAGCTTCGCCACGTGCGAAATCGGCTTCTCGGACCTCTGGCTGCGCTACCAATGGCGCGTGAAAGTCAAGGACCGGAAGCTGCCGCAAGCAGACCAGCAAGACAATCCGCGGGCCGTCGTCGAGCTGGGATCCATGATGGCCACCGTGGCCGGAGGAACCATGCGAATGACACTGCAGAGGGAGCCCA CAGGTGAGGCACGATCTACCTGCACTGCTCTGAAGGATACATGCG ATGACGGTAATTTCCGAGTCGAAAGTATCACGACGGGCCAGACCGAGATCAAGGAGGTGGTCTTTGGCAACTCAACCTTAAGGTGGCGAAGAAAGGAACTTGACACGAAGGAGCCAGATTTTCAGTGGCGGCTGCGGGACATGCTGGCCTTCTGGGTCACAGATTACTTCGAGACCATGACCTTCAAGGACATCTTCAACAAGGCGCTTACAACGCTGAAGCCGTGA